One window of the Zea mays cultivar B73 chromosome 3, Zm-B73-REFERENCE-NAM-5.0, whole genome shotgun sequence genome contains the following:
- the LOC100274019 gene encoding uncharacterized protein LOC100274019: MVESSGHRSTVPAAVGFFRVPGLFVRLSGKGGASNAVDPEDSVWSPTSPLDLKHVIRCSPPRACLGLADALTADGTGSLHSGGRSSFVDSIKPFLERALPKAACGKEAAAAASSSAGVVAATLGKQASEYADCEEYTCVISRGADPRTTHILAGETVEVRRGDVGGGCRKVVFIIEPLALSDRQPRASSSSSPAAPARVVASGRCCCCMKRLLEDRDIFIYLGEKAFCSDECRNGFIEEAAEEELMILDPARNL; this comes from the exons ATGGTGGAGTCCAGTGGCCACCGGAGCACCGTCCCCGCGGCCGTCGGCTTCTTCAGGGTCCCGGGCCTCTTCGTGAGGCTGAGCGGCAAGGGCGGAGCGAGCAATGCCGTGGACCCGGAGGACTCGGTCTGGAGCCCGACCTCCCCGCTGGACCTGAAGCACGTCATCAGGTGCAGCCCGCCGAGGGCCTGCCTCGGCCTCGCCGACGCCCTCACCGCCGACGGGACCGGTTCCCTGCACTCAGGGGGCAGGAGCTCGTTCGTCGACTCCATCAAGCCGTTCCTCGAGCGGGCGCTGCCCAAGGCGGCGTGCGGGAAggaggctgctgctgctgcctccTCGTCGGCCGGCGTCGTCGCCGCAACCCTGGGCAAACAGGCGAGCGAGTACGCCGACTGCGAGGAGTACACTTGCGTCATCTCGCGCGGGGCCGACCCGAGGACCACGCACATCCTCGCCGGCGAGACGGTGGAGGTGCGCAGGGGCGACGTAGGTGGTGGCTGCAGGAAGGTGGTTTTCATCATCGAGCCGTTGGCATTGAgcgaccggcagccgcgcgcgtcTTCGTCTTCGTCGCCGGCGGCACCCGCTAGAGTCGTCGCGTCCGGCCGTTGCTGCTGCTGCATGAAGAGGCTGCTGGAGGACCGGGACATCTTCATCTACCT GGGCGAGAAGGCCTTCTGCAGCGACGAGTGCAGGAACGGGTTCATCGAGGAGGCGGCGGAGGAGGAGCTCATGATTCTGGATCCTGCTCGAAATCTTTGA